Below is a genomic region from Pseudazoarcus pumilus.
GATAGGCGCGCAGCGTGCGCTCGTACTCGGCGTAGGCCGCGGCCGCCGCCGCGGCGATCTCGTTGTCGGCCAGCTGCGCGGCCTGCTCGGGCGTGAGCATCGCGTTCTTCCACGACGAGATCTGCCATTGCATCTGCCGCGCGATGGCCTTGTCGGCGCTCTTCGCGACATCGGAGACGATCTGCACCGTGTCGGCCGCGTCGAGAATCGAGAACTGCGGCTTGAGCCCGCAGTGCTGGGCCTCCTGGCGGATGATGCGCACGCCCAGCGCGTGAAAGGTGCACAGCGTCAGCCCCTTGGGCGCACGCCCGCCCATCAGGCCGGCGACGCGCTCCTGCATCTCCCTGGCGGCCTTGTTGGTGAAGGTGATGGCGGCGATATTGGCCGGGCTGAGCCCGCACTCCTCGACCAGCCAGGCGATCTTGTGGGTGATCACGCGCGTCTTGCCGCTGCCCGCGCCGGCGAGCACCAGACAGGGACCGTCGAGGTAGCGGATGGCTTCGCGTTGCGGGGGGTTGAGCTGGGCGGACATGTGCCGCGATTCTATCCGATCACCACGGTGTGGCGCCGAGGACGCAACCTGTCACACACTGTTCGCACAATTTGACCGCAGCGCGCGAAGTGGCCGTATGATGCAATCAGAACGGTCGCACCAGCAGGAGTAGTCGCAATGAACGCCAAGGCCAAGGCCCCGAAGGAAACGCCCCAGCTCACCGAAGAGGAGTTGCTGGCGATGTCCGAAGACGACTACATGAACACCCGCCAGCTCGAGTACTTTCGCGCGCTGCTCGAACGCATGCGCGAGGAAATCTTCGCCAACGGCCAGGTGACCATCTCCCACCTGCAGGAGACGGCCGCCACGCCCGACGAGGCCGACCGCGCCACGCAGGAAGAGGAACACTCGCTCGAGCAGCGCTTTCGCGATCGCGAGCGCAAGCAGTTGCGCAAGATCGACAGCGCGCTCGATCGCATCGCCAACCGCACCTACGGCTACTGCGAGGCCTCCGGCGAACCCATCGGCCTGCGCCGCCTGCTCGCCCGACCGACGGCGACGCTGTCGATCGAGGAGCAGGAACGGCACGAGCGTGAAGAGCGCGTGTTCCGGTAATCGCCCTCAGGCCGGGCCGGAACGCAGGCCATAGGTCTTGTCGCCGACGAACAGGTATTCCACGCGCATGAACGCCGGTGCGTCTTCCATGCGCAGGATGTAGCCGATGGCCTCGACCTCGTCGCCGACGGCCGGCTCGGCGATCTTCCACTGATTCACGCGAAACAGCGGCGCGAGCTCCAGCGTCCACTCACGCTCGCCCGCAGGCGGTGCCTTGGTGCGGCGCAGGATGTCGGCGCCATCCACCGGCGAGGCCTGCGCCGGCAGCGCACGGCCAGCCAGATCGGCCGGCACCTGCAGGCCGTCGGCAATCTCGATGGTCAGCATGGCGTGCGGGTTCTCCCACTTCACGGCCTTGATGCGGCCGCGCAGATACACCGGCGTGTCGGCGTCGAAGCCGCTCCAGCCGTGGTGGGCACGCGCCAGTTGGGGGGCGATGGCGGCAATCGCCGCGGTGAGGATGAAGTTGCGTCGGTGCATGGCGGACCTCCGTGGGTTCGTCGGACGGCGACGCCGGCGGCGTCGCGACCCGTATTCGATTGCGCCGACGCTCTCGGGTTCAGACGTAGGCGATCATCCGCCCGGCGACGATGATGCCCAGCCACAGCACGATGGACGAGACCAGCTGCACGGTGCGCGCCGCACCGTCGCAGCGCAGGCCATCGCAGGCATGGAAGGCCGCTGCATTGAGACCGGCGAGCACCAGCAACACCATCTTGATGCGAAAGGCGGGATTGGCGAGCAGGTCGAAGGCGTCGGCGGCGAACAGCATCAGGCCGGATGTCGCCGCCAGCGCGAAACCGCCCACGCTCACCGGCAAGGCCAGCCGCGCCAGCGCCTCGGCCGGCAGGGTGCGCGCGGCACCGAGCATGCGCAGTTCGAATACCACCAGGCTGCCGAACAGCAGCGCGATGCCGGTGATGTGCACCGCCTCGAGCGCGGGATAGGCCCACAGCGAGCCCTTGAGCCACGAACCCCACGCGTCGAGCGGCGTGTTCACACCACGCCGGCCCCGTGCGCCTGCTGGTCGGCCCAGTAGCTCGAACGCACCATGGGGCCGCAGGCGGCATTGCGGAAACCCATCGCAAGCGCCTCGCGCTCGAACATCGCGAAGACGTCCGGATGCACATAGCGCAACACCGGCAGGTGGCCGGGCGAAGGCTGCAGGTACTGGCCGATGGTGAGCATCTCGACGTCGTGCGCGCGCAGATCACGCAGCACCTCGAGGATCTCCTCGTCGGTCTCGCCCAGCCCGACCATCAGGCCGGACTTGGTCGGCACGTCGGGGTGACGCGCCTTGAATTCCCTGAGCAGACGCAGCGACCAGGCGTAGTCGGATCCGGGGCGGGCCTGCTTGTACAGGCGCGGCACGGTCTCGAGGTTGTGGTTCATGACGTCGGGCGGAGCCCGATCGAAGATCTCCAGCGCGACGTCCATGCGGCCGCGAAAGTCGGGTACCAGCACCTCGATGGTGGTATCCGGCGAGGCCTCGCGGGTGGCGCGGATGCATTCGACGAAGTGGGCTGCGCCGCCGTCGCGCAGGTCGTCGCGATCGACCGAGGTGATCACCACGTAGTTCAGGCGCATCGCCGCAATGGTGTTGGCCAGCTCGCGCGGCTCGTCGGCGTTGAGCGCTTCCGGGCGGCCATGGCCGACGTCGCAGAACGGGCAGCGCCGCGTGCAGATGTCGCCCATGATCATGAAGGTCGCCGTGCCCTTGCCGAAGCATTCATGGATGTTGGGGCAGGAGGCTTCCTCGCACACCGTGTGCAAGCCATGCTCGCGCAGCGTCGTCTTGATCTCGTTGAAGCGCTCGACCTCGGCGCCGGTACCCAGCCGGGTGCGGATCCATTCGGGCTTCCTGAGCCGCTCGGCCGGCACGATCTTGATCGGGATGCGGGCCGTCTTGTCGGCACCGCGCTGCTTGCGGGTGGTGGTTTCCATAGGATTCCTTGTGGTCGTCCCGGTCAGCGGTACGGACCCTGGTGGGGCCCCGCTGTCGTTGATGCGGCAGCGTGCCGCGAATGTCGGTAACTCGCAGGGCGCAATAACCGCAGGGCATTGCGCCGCATGTGGCTGGTCAAACGGCCGATCGCGCTGCGCTGACCCATCCTACGATAAAGGCAGCAAGCGCTGCAGATGTCCGATCAGGCGCGCACCGACCGCATCAAGGGTCTCATGCACGCCGAAATCCGCCAGCTGCGTCGTCACCAGCCCTTCGTAGCCGCAGGGGTTGATCCACGCGAACGGCGCCAGATCCATGTCGACGTTGAGCGCCAGGCCATGATAACTGCGCCCCTGCCGCACGCGAAGCCCGAGCGCGGCGATCTTGGCCTCGCCGACATATACGCCCGGCGCGCCGGCGCGGCGCTCGGCGGCGATGCCGTATTCGGCCAGGCAATCGATCAGCGCCTGTTCCATGATCGACACCAACTGGCGCACCTTGAGACCGCGCCGCGCCAGATCGATGAGCACGTAGGCCACGAGCTGACCCGGCCCATGGTAGGTGATCTGGCCGCCGCGGTCGGTCTTGAGCAGCGGGATGTCGCTCTCGCGCAGCAGGTGCTCGGCCCGACCCGCCTGACCCAGCGTGTACACCGGCGGGTGTTCGACCAGCCAGATCTCGTCGAGCGTATCGGGTGTGCGTGTGGCGGTGAAGGCGCGCATGGCTTCCCACGCGGCGGCGTATTCGACGCGGCCCGGGCGCTTGACGAGCAGGGCCGAACGCTCGACCACCACGGCCGCGCTCACAGCACCACCTTGACCATGGGGTGGGCGGTGAGCTCGCGGTAGAGTGCGTCGAGCTGCGCCTGCGAGTGCGCGCGCACGATGCAGGTCAGCGCCAGGTAGTTGCCCTTGCTCGACGGCCTCATCTCGACGCTGGCCGCGTCGAAGCCTTCGTCGTGGCGCAGCACGACCTCGACGATGGCCTGCGCGAAACCCTCCACGCGTGCGCCCATGATCTTGATCGGAAAATCACAGGGGAATTCGATCAGCGTCTCACGTCGTGTTTCGCTCATGCGCCACACTCCTCGATGCGCGCCTGCCGGAACCAGTCGATCATCGCGCGCGTCACCGGCCCGGGGCGCCCGCTGCCCACCGGTTTGTCGTCGAGCCGCGTGATCGGCAGCACCTCCTTGGTCGAGGAGGTCAGCCACAGTTCGTCGGCCGAGTGCACCTCCTCCTCGCGGATCTCGCGCACTTCGGTCGCCTGGCCGTGCTTCGCGGCCAGTTCGAGCACCACGTCGCAGGTGATGCCCGGCAGCATCAGATGACTCTTGGGCGGCGCGAGCAGCACACCGTCGCGGACCACGAAGATGTTCGAGGCGCTGCCTTCGGTGAGGAAACCGTCGCGAAACAGCACGGTCTCCGCGCAGCCCTGCTCGACGGCAAGCTGGCGCAGCAGGCAGTTGGCGAGCAGCGCGGTGGTCTTC
It encodes:
- the lipB gene encoding lipoyl(octanoyl) transferase LipB; protein product: MSAAVVVERSALLVKRPGRVEYAAAWEAMRAFTATRTPDTLDEIWLVEHPPVYTLGQAGRAEHLLRESDIPLLKTDRGGQITYHGPGQLVAYVLIDLARRGLKVRQLVSIMEQALIDCLAEYGIAAERRAGAPGVYVGEAKIAALGLRVRQGRSYHGLALNVDMDLAPFAWINPCGYEGLVTTQLADFGVHETLDAVGARLIGHLQRLLPLS
- a CDS encoding YbeD family protein, with the translated sequence MSETRRETLIEFPCDFPIKIMGARVEGFAQAIVEVVLRHDEGFDAASVEMRPSSKGNYLALTCIVRAHSQAQLDALYRELTAHPMVKVVL
- the dksA gene encoding RNA polymerase-binding protein DksA, encoding MNAKAKAPKETPQLTEEELLAMSEDDYMNTRQLEYFRALLERMREEIFANGQVTISHLQETAATPDEADRATQEEEHSLEQRFRDRERKQLRKIDSALDRIANRTYGYCEASGEPIGLRRLLARPTATLSIEEQERHEREERVFR
- the lipA gene encoding lipoyl synthase, with amino-acid sequence METTTRKQRGADKTARIPIKIVPAERLRKPEWIRTRLGTGAEVERFNEIKTTLREHGLHTVCEEASCPNIHECFGKGTATFMIMGDICTRRCPFCDVGHGRPEALNADEPRELANTIAAMRLNYVVITSVDRDDLRDGGAAHFVECIRATREASPDTTIEVLVPDFRGRMDVALEIFDRAPPDVMNHNLETVPRLYKQARPGSDYAWSLRLLREFKARHPDVPTKSGLMVGLGETDEEILEVLRDLRAHDVEMLTIGQYLQPSPGHLPVLRYVHPDVFAMFEREALAMGFRNAACGPMVRSSYWADQQAHGAGVV
- a CDS encoding DUF6152 family protein, with the translated sequence MHRRNFILTAAIAAIAPQLARAHHGWSGFDADTPVYLRGRIKAVKWENPHAMLTIEIADGLQVPADLAGRALPAQASPVDGADILRRTKAPPAGEREWTLELAPLFRVNQWKIAEPAVGDEVEAIGYILRMEDAPAFMRVEYLFVGDKTYGLRSGPA